The DNA window tatattaattaaaaagaagtcATAACGTATCGTAAAATAATCTCAATTATGATTCAAACAATAAACTTAAGTatttcaaaccaaacaaaaatcattttaattttttataaaaagttattagGGTGAGAGATACActgggcttgtttgatgttggttttgtttttattttatttattttttttatcaaaatttcaaCTCTCATTTTCTTTACCAATGGAATCATTCTTATTCATTAaagtaaatacaaaaataccgCCCATAGTTTATTGGGTTCAACACATAAAtgagtgtttttttaaaatatgagcATACATGCtcaattaatttcaatattccTCATGATAAAGTTCTGTCTTAGTTTGGGGAATATGATTCGAATATGataattacatattattgtattttagaaatattatgaGCTATTTAAAAAggttttagtattttaaatttatatatataataaaaatattatatttgttaccATAATTATGAAATAGAATGATAATGACCTTTAGGTCTATTAAAAATCACCTCTTCTCATTTGAGTTGTTAAGTggattaatttatttcttaatatatgaACTAAACACACTTAGATCGGCAATGAAACTTAATTTTAAcgaataaatgttattaaatttgttaatatatacataatttaaattattttatttaaattaatacacaataaaatattaaaaaatatttaaattaattaatatttttttgggttcaAACTTAGCCAGCTCCGGATTTGGAGTTTCGAAAATGGGCATATAAAAGGGGAGCTTGTTACGTGGAGTTTCTTTTGctaaaaaataaacttgattatttataaaattagattgttatttgatttgaaggagataatctaaaaaaaagtattaaaaaaagtattttagttaatgaattcaATATATGATTAATAGTGGAgtagatgaaaaaaaattgattatggttgaatataattttttttcttaactaatctaggtttagttgatttattaaaatgttataaatgtgaaaaataaaataataaaaatgaccaTTTTTTAAGGGCAGAAATGTAAAATTTAGACTTTTTATTTGGGAATAAAGTGAGATTTAAGACATTTTATTTGGAAACTTATAACTTGAGGCTTCTTAAAGTCAAAGTTTATAACGGTTTTAAAtgtagttaatttattttttatttaacatttataaatataaaaataaaagattcattttactaatttaattgTCAAATTTCAACTAACTAAAGATTTTGACTATCAAATTTTAGAGAGTTGATAATCAAAACTCTCAATTCACTTCAATTCAATAGTTAAGTTAGCGacattgatattttatttataaaatgtcgctagataataagttaacggtGATTGAAATCGTTAAAGACAAATCTATTTttgtgtaattttaatattaaaaagtcttaaataatgaattttttaatattatatttaaaatgttgtaaTCAAAACTCTCGATTAGTTGAAATcccataattaaattagtgatataaatattttatttgtttataaatgtcacgtagataataagttaacttTGATTGAAATCGTTATAACAAAACttcattttgaataattttaacaataaaaagtCGTTTTTTCGTAACTCTAAAGTATAGTAATGGATCTTTGAGAGGGATCTTCTTAGATTAAGGGGCGATTCGTGCTTCTGAGTCAAAGACTTTTTCTTATTACACAGATCGATCCGTAACACTCGTGCTATAGTCCGCTTCCTTATTGACGTGGAACCCGACAACGACGAACCTAAGTCTCACCTAGTTGAGTGTCTTCCTTAATGATGTCTTAAGCATTAGTTTACTTAAGTTTCTCTTTCTGGGGTCTTCCTTCCGCCTGAGCCGATTTGATAAAAGATGTTCAAAATGTGCCTATTAAGGAGTCTCAATTTgacaattcaattatttttaaagtgagttttaaattaaaaaataattctcattcttctttgtGGCTTGATTTTAATATGGTATATAactcttgaactattttaatcatttttcaattctaatagattatttgaatgtgACAAACTTTAAATACATGATTGAGCATTTTGTGCATTggcttatttaattttaatttattattaactcattcaactttaaaaatataatcaaacaattaGGAAAACTATTTGTTTTTCGAATGTTATTGTTTTCTTCTACTTTACCGATGAGGGATAAACCTTAAAAACCATCCTTAAGTTTGAGCTTCTTATTCTATGATTCCCGTATGTATATGATcaaaaaaagagagaagaaagaccAGAATGCATGGAGAAATAAAAAAAGCTTACTTCTCTCTGATCACGCATCTCACGATTGGGATTACAggtaatcaatcaatcaatcatataCTATACTAACTTACTCTTTCCTTCCTACACTTGCAGATGCTCACTTGATTTCAACACATCCGCATTACCTTGTTTCAAGCCAGTGCACATAACATGTTTGTGAAAATGCACAAAAGAAGGAACTTgattaaattcaattcaattcaattctttTTATACTGAAGGTTACCACTCACTTACTCGTAGTGTAGTAGGATTGAAACCAAGAATTCTCTTTGCTTTATACAATGCAAagtttttgttatatattacaaaaaaatataatgtcatcTCTCAGTAAATTTATGAAatcaatttgatttaaatttagcACGAATGTATTGAAGTGGCTGTGCATTGAATAGTGAGCATCTGAAGGATAAGTCTGCTCCCAATTGTTCATTTCCGAGAGACGAAGAAAGGCTCTTCCTTTCCTCGTTATTGATTGACGACATAAAAAATGCAGAGATACCTACACAGCCATTTGTCACATCTGAAGCAATTGCATCTCCAGATAAGCTAATGAAGAACCATGGCAACAGCTGCTGCTCGATGAGTGCAGATATCCTCCCTGTGCTGCTAGCCCGTGTTTTCACTGACATACCTCCAAATAGTACTTGTTGGAGTCCAAATGTGAAGGCTGTCTCATTGTCGAAGATCCTATAGTTCACCTCAGCTGCAATTGCTGTTTTGGGTATAACTGACCAGTAACATGATCCTTTCGCAGCATCCGCCTTGTCATTCCTGCATTCACAcaggtttttctctttttcttcatttgatGTTTGATAATATAACTTTATCACTTTGTTTCAAGTAAGGGTGTTTTTAGTTGATGAGGAGATTGATAACGGGATAAGTAGTTATTTGGATTTTAACATCTAAATAATCCTTTATCAAACAAGGCTTTAATTTAAGTGAtcaagtgtttatttgaatcacttaattatttagattcatctcaaattaacttgcaaaatattttctaatttgttaAGTTATGAATGACTTAACTAACTGGGTAGTAAAAGCGTCTAAAAGACAACTTTAACTCCCGGAAAtta is part of the Impatiens glandulifera chromosome 1, dImpGla2.1, whole genome shotgun sequence genome and encodes:
- the LOC124914872 gene encoding mitochondrial outer membrane protein porin of 36 kDa-like produces the protein MSTTGPGIYNDIGKRARELLHQCYPPNSPSSNADKLFDINVDSRCQIRGAVPGLRVFSGLRFPLDGKVEMRYFHEYGGITAGMNLPAPDQPVLNCSAVAGFGNFSVGGHLFYDSSSGMFEQYNAACSFSTPTFMASFALNDKADAAKGSCYWSVIPKTAIAAEVNYRIFDNETAFTFGLQQVLFGGMSVKTRASSTGRISALIEQQLLPWFFISLSGDAIASDVTNGCVGISAFFMSSINNEERKSLSSSLGNEQLGADLSFRCSLFNAQPLQYIRAKFKSN